One part of the Atribacterota bacterium genome encodes these proteins:
- a CDS encoding type II toxin-antitoxin system HicB family antitoxin, whose amino-acid sequence MINLKYSLVIEATEDPTFFTFYSPDIEGFTGVGHSVEDCIYQARWGMEEHLDLLKERKLPIPKENKNPEIIIRNENKSNVAV is encoded by the coding sequence ATGATTAATTTAAAATATTCGCTGGTAATAGAAGCAACAGAAGATCCCACCTTCTTTACTTTTTATTCTCCTGATATTGAAGGATTCACTGGAGTTGGACATTCTGTAGAAGATTGTATTTATCAGGCAAGATGGGGAATGGAAGAACATCTGGATTTATTAAAAGAAAGAAAATTGCCGATTCCTAAAGAAAACAAAAACCCGGAAATTATAATCAGAAATGAGAATAAATCAAATGTAGCAGTGTAA
- a CDS encoding type II toxin-antitoxin system HicA family toxin, with product MKFSELVRILEKNGYSIVKEKGSIRYYSKPGIKKLIRIDYHGSKEVPTGTCKFILKSAGLK from the coding sequence TTGAAATTCAGCGAATTAGTTAGAATCTTAGAAAAAAACGGTTACTCTATTGTCAAGGAAAAAGGTTCAATTCGCTATTATAGCAAACCCGGAATAAAGAAATTAATTAGAATTGATTACCATGGATCGAAAGAAGTACCAACAGGTACCTGTAAGTTTATTTTAAAAAGTGCAGGTTTAAAATAA
- a CDS encoding helix-turn-helix transcriptional regulator — MNFILLKQERCQLRIIMKKDKTYFDKLMQNKEFRDKFNEEYQNVCIGERIARARYKANLTQADLAKRINTTKSAISRYESDNYQGYSIKLLNRIAKACDSDLIIDFVPKKSS; from the coding sequence TTGAATTTTATTTTACTAAAACAGGAAAGATGCCAGCTAAGGATTATTATGAAAAAGGATAAAACTTATTTTGATAAGTTAATGCAGAACAAGGAATTTAGAGATAAATTTAATGAAGAATATCAAAATGTTTGTATCGGAGAACGAATTGCCAGGGCTAGATATAAAGCAAATTTAACCCAGGCAGATCTGGCCAAACGCATCAACACAACAAAATCAGCTATATCAAGATATGAAAGCGATAATTATCAGGGATATAGCATAAAACTGTTAAATAGAATCGCCAAAGCCTGTGATTCTGATTTAATAATTGACTTTGTTCCTAAAAAAAGTAGCTAA
- a CDS encoding type II toxin-antitoxin system PemK/MazF family toxin translates to MIFPKRGEVYWGPGKKKIRPLLVVSNNLGNQYSSDVVVIPGTAQNTDTVYPIEVLVKKGFSKPTKFQADSIFTIEKTELGEKITYLSADIMKEINRALQIELNLEL, encoded by the coding sequence ATGATTTTCCCAAAAAGAGGAGAGGTATACTGGGGACCCGGTAAAAAGAAGATCAGACCACTTTTGGTTGTTTCAAATAATCTGGGGAACCAGTACAGCAGTGATGTTGTAGTCATCCCTGGTACTGCTCAAAATACAGATACTGTCTATCCAATAGAAGTCCTGGTAAAAAAAGGATTTTCTAAGCCCACAAAGTTTCAGGCAGATTCAATTTTTACTATTGAAAAAACAGAGTTAGGTGAAAAAATAACTTATCTATCTGCTGATATTATGAAGGAAATAAACAGAGCGCTCCAGATTGAACTAAACTTGGAATTGTGA
- a CDS encoding Fic family protein has protein sequence MQDGQTGKYLIQPGGYKAFIPVTLPSIKPIKYSEKLRNILSEADRALSRLDGVVNVLPNSDLFIAMYVKKEALLSSQIEGTQASLEGVLRFEANLEPEEDINEVKEVINYIKALNYGIARLSELPISNRLIKEIHKILIQGTRGTSKIPGEFRKIQNWIGLPGAALSDAIFVPPPPEKVPELMSELEKFIHQKDEIPPLIKIALIHAQFETIHPFLDGNGRVGRLLITFYLYCKKILSHPLLYLSVYLKKNRSRYYDLLMEIREQDRWEEWLKFFLEGIKEVSEEALILAKEIIILKEKLLKTLFLNKISSIYAVELLNLLFIKPIITSTDIVKNLNTSKETANQLIKKFEKINIIREISGKKRYKKYIFLDYINIIKKGTEL, from the coding sequence ATGCAAGATGGTCAAACTGGAAAATATCTAATTCAACCAGGTGGATATAAAGCGTTCATACCTGTAACATTACCATCAATAAAACCAATAAAATATAGTGAAAAACTGAGAAATATACTTTCAGAAGCAGATAGAGCTTTGTCAAGACTTGATGGAGTGGTTAATGTTCTTCCTAATTCTGATCTTTTTATAGCAATGTATGTAAAAAAAGAAGCTCTTTTAAGTTCGCAAATAGAAGGCACTCAAGCATCCTTAGAGGGGGTTTTGAGATTCGAAGCAAATTTGGAACCAGAAGAAGATATCAATGAAGTAAAAGAAGTAATAAATTATATCAAAGCACTTAACTACGGAATAGCAAGACTATCTGAGTTACCAATTTCAAATAGATTGATTAAAGAAATACATAAAATACTTATCCAGGGTACTCGTGGTACCAGTAAGATCCCCGGAGAATTCAGAAAAATACAAAACTGGATAGGATTACCCGGAGCTGCTCTTTCTGATGCTATTTTTGTTCCTCCACCACCGGAAAAAGTACCTGAACTAATGTCAGAGCTGGAGAAATTTATTCATCAAAAAGATGAGATCCCTCCCTTAATTAAAATAGCCTTAATTCATGCTCAATTTGAAACCATCCACCCATTTTTAGATGGAAACGGCAGAGTAGGTAGATTGCTTATCACTTTTTATCTTTATTGTAAGAAGATACTTTCTCACCCCCTATTATACTTAAGTGTATATCTAAAAAAGAATAGAAGCAGATATTATGATTTATTAATGGAAATTAGAGAGCAAGATAGATGGGAAGAGTGGTTAAAATTTTTCTTAGAAGGAATTAAAGAGGTTTCAGAAGAAGCCCTTATCTTAGCCAAAGAAATAATCATACTTAAAGAAAAATTACTAAAAACACTTTTCTTAAATAAGATTTCAAGTATTTATGCAGTTGAATTATTAAACCTGCTTTTTATCAAACCTATTATTACATCCACAGATATAGTAAAGAATTTAAATACCAGCAAAGAAACAGCAAATCAACTGATAAAAAAGTTTGAAAAAATAAATATTATCAGAGAAATCTCCGGTAAAAAGCGTTACAAAAAATATATTTTTTTAGATTACATCAATATAATTAAAAAAGGAACTGAGTTGTAA